The nucleotide window TTGTGCCGAACCCGTTCGGCGCGCCAGGGGATCGCCTGTATCGCACCGGCGACCTGGCGCGTCGTCGCAGTGATGGTGTGCTGGAGTACGTCGGACGCATCGACCATCAGGTGAAGATTCGCGGTTACCGCATCGAACTGGGTGAAATCGAGGCGCGTTTGCACGAGCAGCCGGAGGTTCGCGATGCAGCGGTCGGTGTGCAAGAAGGCATCAACGGCAAGCATTTGGTCGGCTATCTGGTTGCAGCGGATTCGACGCTGAACCCGAACGAACGGCTGGAGCGCATCAAGCAACGCTTGCGTGCCGAATTGCCGGAATACATGGTGCCGCTGCACTGGCTGTGGCTCGACAAAATGCCGCTCAACGCCAACGGCAAACTTGATCGAAAAACCCTGCCAGCACTGGAGATCGGCCAGTTGCAGAGCCAGGACTATCAGGCGCCGCGCAATGAGCTGGAACAGACCCTGGCGGATATCTGGGCCGAGGTGTTGAAGGTCGAGAAGGTCGGCGTTCGCGATAACTTCTTCGAGCTCGGCGGGCATTCGCTGCTGGCCACCCAGATCGCCTCGCGGGTGCAAAAAGCCCTGCAACGCAACGTGCCGCTGCGGGCGATGTTCGAGTGCAGCACGGTCGCGGAGTTGGCCGAGTACATCGACGGGTTGGCGGCGAGCGACATCACCGAAGAGAAGGTGGATCGGTTGAATGACCTGATGGCGGAGCTGGAGGGGTTGTAGTTCTTTAGCGTCGGTGAGGGCCTCTTCGCGGGCAAGCCTCGCTCCTACAGTATTGTGTCGACCAATCGACTCCGACCTGTAGGAGCGAGGCTTGCCCGCGAAGGCGTCATCACAGACACCACAAAGCTGCGGGTTGACTGCCGGTCCCATGCGGCTCAGTCTTCCAGTGCTTTTTAATGGATCCGATTTCACCAGGGAGACAGTCAATGCCCTTCGTAACGGTTGATGGACAAGCGCTTCACTACCTAGATCAAGGTACAGGCCCTGCGGTTCTGCTGGCCGGCAGCTACCTGTGGGACCAGGCCATGTGGGCGCCGCAAATCAAGGCCCTGTCGCGGCACTATCGGGTCATCGCCCTGGACCTGTGGGGCCATGGCGAATCCGGGCGGATGCCCGAATGCACAGAGTCACTGGATGACGTAGCACGCCAGGCTCTGGCATTGCTCGATCATCTGGACATCCACAAGGTCACGCTGGTCGGTCTTTCGGTCGGTGCCATGTGGGGTGTTCGACTGGCGCTGTCGGCGCCGAAGCGGCTCAACGGTCTGGTGCTGATGGACACCTACGTCGGCGTCGAACCGGAACCGACCCGCCAATATTATTTCTCGCTGTTCAAGCAGATCGAAGACAGCGGTGTGATCTCGCCGCAACTGCTCGACATTATTGTGCCGATCTTCTTCCGGCCGGGCATCGATCCGCAATCGGCGCT belongs to Pseudomonas sp. B21-015 and includes:
- a CDS encoding alpha/beta fold hydrolase, with amino-acid sequence MPFVTVDGQALHYLDQGTGPAVLLAGSYLWDQAMWAPQIKALSRHYRVIALDLWGHGESGRMPECTESLDDVARQALALLDHLDIHKVTLVGLSVGAMWGVRLALSAPKRLNGLVLMDTYVGVEPEPTRQYYFSLFKQIEDSGVISPQLLDIIVPIFFRPGIDPQSALYQDFRARLAALPADRLRESIVPMGRITFGRDDLLPRLGELSPETTLLMCGDQDKPRPPSETKEMAELIGCPYVLVPEAGHISNLENPQFVTEALLAFLAQRN